The Strix aluco isolate bStrAlu1 chromosome 1, bStrAlu1.hap1, whole genome shotgun sequence genome has a window encoding:
- the LOC141922811 gene encoding protein-glutamine gamma-glutamyltransferase 5-like, translating to MCDSLLVLNINVTERKLGWFAEEISQTLQCILLRSRYLHQYCASDTSTCRRKMEVIELGEVDLNCPSNCQIHNTHFFGTDKQIIRRGQAFSFYARFQNREWDDSVDQAIFTVETGLRPCESNETKCTFPMGRCLDQTCWSASHKVHQPKCINISVFPPSNACIGRYILNMQITSCGHTYQRCLGDFYVLFNPWCADDPVYMDNQAHREEYVLNEHGILYEGVHKHITSRPWHFGQFEDGILDICLKILDMGASYHHGSDRDHCWRNDPVHVSMVVNHMISSHTTNSIMKIPENNDYLKGTKPFSWNGSVPILQQWYNGRCRPVRYGYCGSLASVMCTVMRCLGIPSRVVTNFCFPCSIENPLGINEIFDCTGKNLCGKDKLWRYHCWNECWMARRDLNQCCGDWQCLDPTPLETGRGLACSGPTWVRSIREGELDLDYDGHHMFSRVNSNYVGWLSQNNAKKTKFFCDTWPCGQHLITKSVGSEQFEDITGAYKYELGSVKNKEAYYRAYRRIHPGYCNASNCHIERELSSLKNPFLSDSGINMRLKMANCPMYGEDVQLHWVLENLRSENKNLKFNLCAQIITYSGCPMDQFWKDSVNVTLGPREVKKIPLCISYSQYGPYLCDHNIMKVVAVSDPECGEVLMVSRDIVINRPPVIVKLLSQPRLKVPCTAEISFCNPLQEDMKNCVMTLEGCGLFKEPMTIDLGTLASNQQARTIVEFTPYRLGSHRLLANFGCHKFAYCKGCTKAEVCCPTGQNGTLPVSQNGSLPVCENGSLPMNSSGPVPVADPAFNSMCEYICIPVCNPNCSAGGQPVYDFVYLPAGHPLCNSICNQGFNPSINPGFDPGCDPGFRVICETVPPATCTSMPPSVYGSMPAPTSNPVCPPMPHVVFETGPAPSHQPGGGGGPMSYSVSVPANNAVSALLTHFMAGSSPTVATQAVPTHMSAPPSHPVCSPVVHTVGSPMPAPAAVSVPAASISHVVCGSTPSPTAQPPCGPMATVPSQPLSAPVAHGMCSPGPCPAASPVPRSTTRSTTPTGLQMGSTPAAHSLYSAAPRPVGPPASHSLCSPASRPVGPPAAHSLCSPTSVSLGAAGGRPASVPAARPEDSSAACLPCSPAPRPVAAATARSLYTPTSRSVSRVMGTPGSRSVCGPQWGPSCDTTTRLGSQSMWGPSSRSAWSLVGHSGYSHLSRTAYGTLTRPPYSSLSRSSYNTLSRSAYATLPRSTSAYATLPRSGSRPSGSTLPQAGSRTPWNPERSSLTYFKRKYL from the exons ATGTGTGACAGCCTTTTAGTTCTGAATATAAATGTTACTGAGAGGAAATTAGGTTGGTTCGCAGAGGAGATCAGCCAGACCTTGCAGTGCatcttgctgaggagcaggtaCCTCCACCAGTACTGTGCTTCAGATACCAGTACatgtagaagaaaaatggaag TCATTGAGCTGGGAGAAGTCGACCTGAACTGTCCTTCCAACTGCCAGATTCATAATACCCATTTCTTTGGAACTGACAAACAGATAATAAGGAGAGGGCAAGCCTTCAGCTTCTATGCTCGCTTCCAAAATCGGGAATGGGATGACTCCGTGGACCAGGCTATTTTCACTGTGGAGACAG gCCTCAGACCCTGTGAATCAAATGAGACAAAATGTACCTTCCCAATGGGCAGATGTTTAGATCAAACCTGCTGGAGTGCTTCCCACAAAGTTCATCAGCCAAAATGCATCAATATCAGCGTGTTTCCTCCCTCCAATGCCTGCATTGGCCGTTACATTCTCAATATGCAAATCACATCTTGTGGTCACACCTATCAGCGATGCCTTGGAGATTTTTATGTCCTTTTTAACCCTTGGTGTGCAG ATGACCCTGTATATATGGACAATCAGGCCCATAGAGAAGAATATGTTCTGAATGAACACGGGATACTGTATGAAGGAGTTCACAAGCATATTACCTCTCGACCATGGCATTTTGGACAG TTTGAAGATGGGATTCTGGATATCTGCTTGAAGATCCTAGACATGGGTGCAAGTTACCATCATGGCTCTGATCGTGACCATTGCTGGCGCAATGATCCTGTGCATGTCAGCATGGTGGTAAATCATATG aTAAGCAGCCATACCACTAACAGTATCATGAAGATTCCAGAAAACAATGATTACCTGAAAGGAACAAAACCATTCTCCTGGAATGGAAGTGTCCCTATTCTTCAGCAGTGGTACAATGGCAGATGCAGGCCGGTCAGATATGGGTACTGTGGGTCTCTTGCTTCAGTAATGTGCACAG tgatGAGGTGTTTGGGAATTCCAAGCCGTGTTGTCacaaacttctgttttccatGCTCAATTGAGAATCCCCTTGGTATCAATGAGATTTTTGATTGTACTGGAAAAAACCTGTGTGGTAAAGACAAGCTAtg GCGATATCACTGCTGGAATGAATGTTGGATGGCTCGCAGAGACCTAAATCAATGCTGTGGTGATTGGCAGTGTCTGGATCCAACACCTTTGGAAACGGGCAGAG GTTTAGCTTGCAGCGGTCCTACATGGGTTCGAAGCATCAGAGAAGGGGAACTGGACTTGGACTATGATGGTCATCATATGTTTTCTCGAGTAAATTCAAACTATGTTGGCTGGCTTTCCCAAAACAATGCcaaaaaaacaaaatttttctgCGACACTTGGCCATGTGGACAACATCTAATCACCAAGAGTGTTGGCAGTGAGCAATTCGAAGATATCACCGGGGCTTACAAGTATGAACTAG gttctgtgaaaaacaaagaagCTTATTACCGGGCTTACAGAAGAATTCACCCAGGCTACTGCAATGCTTCCAACTGTCATATTGAGAGAGAGTTATCATCCCTGAAAAACCCATTTTTGAGTGACTCTGGTATTAACATGAGGTTGAAGATGGCTAACTGCCCAATGTATGGTGAAGATGTTCAACTGCACTGGGTGCTTGAAAATTTGCGTAGTGAAAACAAAAACCTGAAGTTTAATTTGTGTGCACAAATAATAACCTACAGTGGTTGCCCAATGGATCAATTTTGGAAAGACAGTGTGAATGTCACATTAGGTCCAAGGGAAG tgaaaaaaattccACTGTGTATATCATATAGTCAATATGGACCTTATCTCTGTGATCACAACATTATGAAAGTAGTTGCTGTCTCAGACCCAGAGTGTGGAGAAGTTCTGATGGTGAGCAGGGATATTGTGATCAACAGGCCACCTGTTATTGTAAAG CTACTGAGCCAACCCAGGCTGAAAGTACCATGTACTGCAGAGATCTCCTTCTGCAACCCTCTCCAGGAAGATATGAAGAACTGTGTAATGACATTAGAAGGCTGTGGTTTATTCAAAGAGCCGATGACCATTGA TTTGGGAACACTGGCATCCAACCAACAGGCACGGACCATCGTGGAGTTCACACCTTACAGGCTTGGCAGCCACCGTCTCCTGGCCAATTTTGGATGCCACAAGTTTGCCTACTGCAAGGGATGCACCAAGGCTGAAGTGTGTTGCCCCACCGGCCAGAATGGCACCTTGCCTGTCAGCCAGAATGGGTCGCTCCCGGTGTGTGAGAATGGCTCCCTCCCCATGAACAGCTCTGGGCCTGTTCCTGTGGCAGACCCTGCGTTCAACTCCATGTGTGAATATATATGTATCCCAGTGTGCAACCCAaactgcagtgctgggggccAGCCTGTTTATGACTTCGTGTACCTCCCTGCGGGCCATCCCTTATGCAACTCCATCTGCAACCAAGGTTTCAATCCAAGCATCAATCCTGGTTTTGACCCAGGATGCGATCCTGGCTTCCGTGTCATATGCGAGACTGTGCCTCCAGCTACATGCACCTCAATGCCTCCATCCGTATACGGCTCCATGCCTGCCCCAACATCCAACCCCGTGTGCCCCCCTATGCCTCACGTGGTGTTTGAGACAGGCCCTGCTCCCTCACACCAGCCTGGAGGTGGAGGGGGGCCGATGTCCTACTCTGTCTCTGTCCCCGCCAATAATGCGGTGAGTGCCCTGCTGACACACTTCATGGCTGGCTCCAGTCCTACTGTGGCAACCCAGGCAGTCCCTACCCATATGTCTGCTCCGCCATCCCACCCCGTGTGCTCTCCAGTAGTCCACACCGTCGGCAGTCCGATGCCAGCACCAGCTGCCGTTTCAGTGCCAGCTGCCTCCATCTCACACGTCGTCTGTGGCTCCACGCCCTCTCCCACAGCCCAGCCTCCATGTGGCCCAATGGCCACTGTGCCCTCCCAACCCCTGAGCGCCCCGGTAGCCCATGGCATGTGCTCCCCAGGCCCCTGCCCAGCAGCTTCCCCGGTGCCCCGTTCTACCACCCGTAGCACCACCCCAACAGGGCTGCAGATGGGGAGCACCCCGGCAGCCCACTCGCTGTACtcggcagccccccgccccgtgGGACCCCCAGCATCCCACTCACTGTGCTCCCCGGCCTCCCGCCCAGTGGGGCCCCCCGCGGCCCACTCACTGTGCTCCCCCACCTCTGTCTCGCTGGGGGCCGCAGGGGGCCGCCCCGCCAGCGTGCCCGCTGCTCGCCCCGAGGACTCGTCGGCAGCCTGCCTCCCATGCTCCCCGGCCCCACGGCCCGTGGCAGCTGCCACGGCCCGCTCTCTCTACACCCCCACCTCTCGCTCAGTCTCCCGGGTCATGGGCACCCCAGGGTCTCGCTCAGTGTGCGGCCCTCAGTGGGGTCCCTCCTGTGACACCACCACTCGCTTGGGCTCCCAATCCATGTGGGGACCCTCCTCCCGCTCAGCATGGAGCCTTGTGGGGCACTCGGGCTACTCCCACTTGTCCCGCACTGCCTATGGCACGCTCACGCGCCCTCCGTACAGCTCCCTGTCCCGCTCCTCCTACAACACCTTGTCCCGCTCTGCCTACGCCACCCTACCCCGCTCCACCTCTGCCTATGCCACCCTGCCCCGCTCTGGGTCGCGGCCCTCTGGCAGCACACTGCCCCAGGCAGGGTCCCGCACGCCCTGGAACCCCGAGAGGAGCAGCCTCACCTACTTCAAACGCAAATACCTCTAA